One Gadus macrocephalus chromosome 17, ASM3116895v1 genomic window, ctccctccctccctctctccctccggctccctccttccctccttccctccctccctccctccctccctccttccctccctctctccctccctccctccctccttccctccctctctccctccttccctccctctccccctccctccggctccctccttccctccctccctccctccctccctctctctctccctccctccggctccctccttccctccctccctccctccctccctctctctctccctccctccctccctccctccctccttccctccctctctccctccctccggctccctccttccctccctctctccctccctccctccctccctccctccctccctccctccggctccccccttccctccctccctctctccctccctccctccctccctccctccctccggctccccccttccctccctccctctctccctccgactccccccctccctctcagttCTACTGCAGGTAGCGGTAGACTTTGAAGCAGTGGTTCCCAGAGTCGGCGACCACCACGTGGCCGGCGGAGGTGAGGGCCAGGCCCTGGGGGCCGTACAGGGGGTCCGCAGACGTGTTGATGTAGGACAGGAAGGAGCCGCTCCCGTCGAACACCTGAAACACCACATGGTTAGTTGGGGTTTGAATCCTGGATGGGAGGATCAAGGATGGTGTGcattcttccttctctctctctctccccccctctctctccccccctctctctccccccctctctctcccccccctctctctctcacttgtaTTCTGCTGTTGCCCCAGTCCGCCACTATGATGTTTCCGTTGGTATCCACGGCGACGCCGGTGGGAGCGTTGAACTGCCCGTTCCCCTCGCCGTTCGACCCGAACTTCAGGACCAGCTCCCCGTCCGGTGTAAACACCTAACcaacacaaaacaggaaacCAGTCGGACCAACGCAGGAAACCAGTCAGACCAGCAGGACCAATGAAGGGTAGAGCAACGCTCACCTTGACGGAGTGGTTGTGGAAGTCCGTCACGATGatctcattgttgttgttgacagcAGCAAAGTGGGGACCTAGAGAAACACCACAAAGCAACCACAGTCttcactggttctactgggagcttCCCAGTCCATCCAGTATCTTCTACTGGTTGTACTGGGAGCTTCCCAGTCCATCCAGTGTCTtcgactggttctactgggagcttCCAGGTAGAACCACAGTCTTTTACTGGTAACATTGGTTAGGATCGACAGTCGATTATACCTGCAAACTGCTTGTCCCCGTTGCCACGGCTACCAAACTTGGAGATGAGCTTCCCGGTGGGTTGGAAGATGAAGACGGTGCAGGACTTGTTGTCTACGACGATCACGTGACCATTATGATCCACCGTCACGCCCTTGGGCCCCATCAGCCTGCTGGAGCCCAGCTTGGCCTGAGCGGCCGACAGATTAGAAGACGTGCATCTAGTTACTAAGCAGGTCAGTCTAAGATCAAGGCTACCTTGAACTGGTGCGAGAAGGGGGTTGCCAGGAACtaaagaaataaaactaaccttgcaatcgcatgaatcatcgcattttgagggacaactttctcagcagcagcggaatttaacctaggtatcagtccgccgctgccgtagcctactaccaggaaaataacactgctgctgagacacagcaagtccctcaaaatgcaatgcaatgcacggttggttttatttctaacattattctatcaacacagacatttacaacGACCGTCTGGCGTTTATTTGCCTGGGGTGTACTCTGGAGTGGGTAAGAGTTTTATTAGTTTTAtacgttttattagcaggctattagcattgcccgttgccgtgctcTAGCCTAgtacgagcaaactctgcaactggaaggactgaatgaaatgtgttaaactgtctccaatgataaagaacaccaaggctaacttgggaatcaggccctatgtccaaaattccgaactacccctctAAGGCTACCTTGAACGAGTGCGAGGAAGCGGTTGCCAAGGTTACCTTGAACTTGCCGTCGCTGGTGAAGATGCTGACCCACTTGTTGTCGTAGTCGGCGATGATGATGTCACCGCTGGGGTGCACCGCCACGCCTGTAGGACGCTGCAGTTGCCCTGGCgaccgacctctgaccccaaacCGGCTCTTAAACTCTCCTTCGTTGGAGAAAAtctatgcacacgcacacgtgtatacttaaatacacatacactacATACACTCATAGGTACACGGAAAACATATCCGACTCAGTATGTGCATAGGTCTGTGTGATGGTGTGAGCGTGgcagtgtatgtatgtgtgtgtgtgtgtgtgtgtgtgtgtgtgtgtgtgtgtgtacggctgtgtgtgtgggggggtgggtgtatgtgtgtgtgtgtgtgtgtgtgtgtgtgtgtgtgtgtgtgtgtgtgtgtgtgtgtgtgtgtgtgtgtgtgtgtgcgtaacatatgtgtgtgtgtgtgtgtgtgtgtgtgtgcgtgggtgcatgcTACCTGAACACACTGGTTGTTGCTGTCAGCGATCAGTATTTTCCCAGTGGAGGAAGCTGCAACGCCCTGAAGGTTAGTAAACTCTCCTCTGTTCCTCCCCTTGGAccctagagacagacagacaggttgacaGACAGGTCAGTATACAGAGGACATTaggatattttatttttttatgtgcgtgtatgtgtgtgtacctatccTAAAGATGAGGTCATCCTCTATAGGGTTGTGTGTTTTGCGTCTGGGCGTGCCCAGTGCGCTGCTTGCTCTCTTGGAGGCCTTCTTCTTCTGAGCAGGGGATTTTCCTCGGCGCTTGGCCCCCTCGGAGGAGCCTGTGGATGGGGTGGCGTTGGCCGCCGAGCTGGTAgctgtggtggtgggaggggaggaCACCTGGGCCAGCCATGCAGCCACGACATGTTTAAATATAGACATTGAGGTTTATAGAGATCCATATGTCTATTTAGATTTGATCTCCGATATTAAGATATTTAATGACAAAATGAGTTATGCCACAGCATTGCTTGGCTTAAAAgattaatgaatgaatcaatcaattaattattaataaaagTATGATATTAATGTAGTCTCGTACGTCAGGGTCTATGTCACATGGTCTTCTGACGGTCAGTTTGAAGGGACTTCCTTTGATGTGTTGGTCATAGAGCCGGAGAGCCAATGAGAAGTGTCCTTCCTTGGGCAGTGTGTAAATAAACTCATATGTCCCGTTCTTATGGTCCAGGATATCACCGTCCACCATGCTGCCGTCTGGGGTgaatacctgcacacacacacacgcacgcacacacacacacgcacacacatatacagacacacacacacacaaaaacgcacacacaaaaagttGCTTTTAAAATTGACTATGTGCAGCAAGGAAAAAGTGtgcatgtggctgtgtgtgtgggtgcgtgtgcgtgtgtgtgtgtgtgcgtgtcgccgtgtgtggatgtggctgtgtgtgtgtgtgtgtgtgtgtgtgtgtgtgtgtgtgtgtgcgtgtgtgtgtgtgtgtgtgtgtgtgtgggtgtgtgtgtgtgtgtgtgtgtgtgtgtgtgtgtgtgtgtgtgtgtgtgtgtgtgtgtgtgtgtgtgtgtgtgtgtgtgggtgtgtgtgcgtgtgcgtgtgcatgtgtgtatgtacctcCGCTGAGAGTAGTGCATTGCCACTTCTGCATGCTCCTCCTGATTTGTCTCTGGTCACTATGGTAACAGAGGCCGGctgtcccacaatgcactgctcCAGACCTGCTCCCATAGCCTCACTCTGGCTCGCCACCGCACTGGAATAATGACATCCTCTGATTATCAACGTGACATCTTCTGCTTATCAACGTGACATCAGCTGATTATCAACGTGACATCAGCTGATTATCAATATGACATCTTCTGCTTATCAACGTGACATTTTCTGATTGTCAACGTGACATCCTCTGATTACCAACGTGACATCAACTGATTATGAAAATGACGTCATCCGACTATCAAAATGACGTCGGAATATACCAGTGACATCATCATATGTCGCCTGTGCTATCAGCGGTGCCCAAGCTCTCACCTTCTGCTAACAACGGTAGCATAGTGATGGCTCTCAGCTGGTGCTAAGGACGTTAGCATAGCACTAGCTCTCACCTGGTGCTCACAACTGCCCCCAGGTTGTGGATGGACTTCCTCAGGCCATCTGTCTCCAGGATAAGGTCCAGCTGGTCGTTCTCCTCCGGGTGACACGGCaggccctgattggtcaactCTTCCAGCCGCTCCGCCAGGCCTTGCTCAGCCTGCAGGCTCGCGGCGCAGGCCTCCCCAGCCAAGGTCTCCTCTGTCTGGGTACAGCTGTCCTGgatgtccccctccccccgcaacAGGCTGTCCACCTGGGCCTGCAGCACCTGgggtggaagaggagaaggaggaggaagaggtaagCATGAGGTCCTGTTGGAATGATACAGTACTAGAATACTACTGCAAATTCTACACATAAACATCACTTTCTGTTTGAGTCCTTAGGTGCTCAAACAACTTTCTGGGTATTAAGACGACTAATAATACAAGAAATAAAATACTATAGTCGTGCCTTCTGTTCTTAGGCCGTTGGTAATAATTATACTAGTACTTTATCCTCGTACTACCTTCTGTTTCAGGCCGTAGGTGACCTCCAGCTCCATCATTAGGACGCTCTTCCTGACGTCCAGCTGTTTGTGAAGATCCTCAAAGCTGGACTGGATGTCCTCCTCGATGGACGTTCTCTGATTGGTCAGCTGTTGCAGAATCTCCTTAACCAACGACAGCGTGTCTGAGATCTGAGGAAGTCTGagagggaaatagagagagggagagggagagagagagagagaggtagagaatttCATACAATTACTGTTGTGAATTCCTTAAATACATTATAAAAAACGTGTTAACAACTAATTCTCAGTTCAACTCGGGGATGTGGCTATGCCATAGTTAAATTTTTATGACTACGGATGGACACAGTTACAAACACACCTTGTCTTGGCTGACTCCAGTCTGTCCTTAAGGGCGGTGCGCTGCAGTTCCAGAGCCGGCCCGATGGGGGCGGTCGAGTGCCCCTCATGGTCCCCACTAATACAGTCGTCACACACCGCACAGGAGCACTCACTGCAGTACAGCTCCAccacctgggagagagagggatggagggaaccatcattataaaaaaaataacgaaaCCTAATATATAATACCTTGATTGATagtgctaataataataataccgtATACAATAATAATTAGGATTATAAAagttataataatgataatacctTATATGatcaaataatacattatataaaaatacgaataataataataataattgaccagttttttatagcgcttttctaagtactcaaagacgcttatAATGTTATAACGCTATAATGAATATACTACTAATAATACCTTTCCAGTGTGGAGCAGGCAGCCGTTGGGgtcggggggcggggcttccagGACGGTGCATTCCTCACTGCTGCTCTCTGGGGACGGTTGGTGTTTTTCCATCAGGCCACTCCCCCAGCACCAGGCCAAGCCCCTCCGTCCACACCACCCTTCGGGGAGGGGCTTAACCACCAGACACGCCCCGTGTTccagtgggaggggtttagccTCCAGACAGACCCCCTCGTTTGCTTGGGGGGAGGAGTTTAACTTTTGGTACTTTCGTTCCAAAACTTTGAGAAGAGATTCACTTTTGAATTCTCCTCCCGCGTCATTGCGTTAATCTTTTACTCCTTTAGTGATTCGCTTGTGGTCAGGATTCAACAATCAGATGTCGGTAGTGCTGGAGAGGTCAAGGTCCGAAAGATGCTCTCTGCTGATAGGCTGACAGGGCTCTGTGGGGTCACTGAGGGGTCACTCAGAAGTCACCCTGGACATAGGTGTGTCCTGGACAAGAAAAGAAGGGAAGACATGACAGGAACTTATATCCATAGCAATAatgatgatataatatatacagggccggcgctggccgtttcggtgcccGAGGCGATTCGACATTAAATTGTGCCCTGGACAGGACttccgagcggggggggggattagtgCGCCATAACAATTAataccccgccccctccctagtCTGTTCAATTTGGGAATAATTTTGCTTGTTTcgtatattattaattaattaattaattaggggcgccaccagagggcccccccaacacatttgccgccctaggcggCATAGGCGACCTAGGCGATCGCTTAGGTCGCCTATGTGATCGCCGGCCCTGACTATATATATTTGgatatatatattgtagtaCTATCCATAGACAAGGGGTGCTACATACAGCCAACGGATGCTAGAGGTAGCTAACAAATGCTACATTTAGCTAACTGCGTTGTTTTGGATTTTGGAAACAAGCAGCAGAAAATATGAGTTTTGGCCAGATTGACCATGAGACCAGAGACAGGGTTAGTCTCTGAACTAGGTTATACAGCCGTTACAGAGGGTTAGTCTCTGAACCACACAACCAAtaagaccaggagagagggttagtctcaatggcgtaaatatcgacggtgcaaccggtgcagctgcacCGTGGCCCAGACGGCGTCAGGGGCCCATGGACCTAGGACACCGAAACGGACGGCGCCGGCCCCGGTGGTGACAATAGCATTTCTCTCGagtggctgtgcgtgtgtgtgtccaagcgcgtgtgtgtgttcgtgtgcttATGTTTAGGGCCAGGAGAGGGGGTTAGTCTCTGAACCAGGAGAGAGGGTTAGTGTCTGAACCAGGAGAGAGGGTTAGTCTCTGAACCAGGAGAGAGGGTTAGTCTCTGAACCAGGTGACCAtcagaccaggagagagggttAGTCTCTGAACCAGGAGAGAGGGTTAGTCTCTGAACCAGGGGAGAGGGTTAGTCTCTGAACCAGGAGAGAGGGTTAGTCTCTGAACCAGGAGAGAGGGTTAGTCTCTGAACCAGGTGACCAtcagaccaggagagagggttAGTCTCTGAACCAGGAGAGAGGGTTAGTCTCTGAACCAGGAGAGAGGGTTAGTCTCTGAACCAGGAGAGAGGGTTAGTCTCTGAACCAGGAGAGAGGGTTAGTCTCTGAACCAGGAGAGAGGGTTAGTCTCTGAACCAGGAGACCAGACATCATCTGGTTCAGATGTAGGCCAGAGACAGAGGCGGTTTCTGTGGCCATTTCAATGGTTACCAACAGACGGGCAGAGATAAATAAACGCTCAGTGAAATGTAGATTAACTAATACTAAAATGTATCCTAGCCAGTCTCCTTAATCCTAACCCTACCATGTCCCTTGACATGTCTCCTTTAACCATATATGTCTCATACATGTCTCCGTAGACCAAACATGTCCCCTAACATGTCTTCTAGCATGTCTATTGACATGTATCCTGAGCATGTCGCTTACATGTCTACATGGCTCCTAACTTTTCTCCTACCTGGTCTCCTCTTAATCCTAGCCTCACATGTCTCCTTAGTTGTCTCCTTAATTCTAACCCTTTCATGTCCACTTACATGTCCACTTCATCCTAACACAGGCATGCCTCCCAACATGTGTCTCCTTACATGTTTCCTTAATCCCAACCCTAACACATCTCCTAACATGCATATTTTATCCTAACTGACAGTTCTGCTTAACTGTCTTCCTAATTCTAACCCTGACATTTCTTCTAACATGTCTCTTCTATCCTAACTCACATTTCTCCTTCATGTCTCTTCTATCTTAACTAACACTTCTGCTGACATGTCTGTTTAATACTCTTTACTTAACATGTGTCCCTTCCCTTTATTCCTCCTTTATCCCAACTCTAACATTTCTGCTAACATTCCCCTTAATCATGCCACTAACATGTCTCCTATCATGTCTCCTAATACTGATAGATTTTTCTGCTTTTCTATAaaaagtctgtctgtctttttctttGATGTGATGGAGATTAAATGATGTGAAAG contains:
- the trim2b gene encoding tripartite motif-containing protein 2, translating into MEKHQPSPESSSEECTVLEAPPPDPNGCLLHTGKVVELYCSECSCAVCDDCISGDHEGHSTAPIGPALELQRTALKDRLESAKTRLPQISDTLSLVKEILQQLTNQRTSIEEDIQSSFEDLHKQLDVRKSVLMMELEVTYGLKQKVLQAQVDSLLRGEGDIQDSCTQTEETLAGEACAASLQAEQGLAERLEELTNQGLPCHPEENDQLDLILETDGLRKSIHNLGAVVSTSAVASQSEAMGAGLEQCIVGQPASVTIVTRDKSGGACRSGNALLSAEVFTPDGSMVDGDILDHKNGTYEFIYTLPKEGHFSLALRLYDQHIKGSPFKLTVRRPCDIDPDVSSPPTTTATSSAANATPSTGSSEGAKRRGKSPAQKKKASKRASSALGTPRRKTHNPIEDDLIFRIGSKGRNRGEFTNLQGVAASSTGKILIADSNNQCVQIFSNEGEFKSRFGVRGRSPGQLQRPTGVAVHPSGDIIIADYDNKWVSIFTSDGKFKAKLGSSRLMGPKGVTVDHNGHVIVVDNKSCTVFIFQPTGKLISKFGSRGNGDKQFAGPHFAAVNNNNEIIVTDFHNHSVKVFTPDGELVLKFGSNGEGNGQFNAPTGVAVDTNGNIIVADWGNSRIQVFDGSGSFLSYINTSADPLYGPQGLALTSAGHVVVADSGNHCFKVYRYLQ